A part of Marinomonas rhizomae genomic DNA contains:
- a CDS encoding sulfite exporter TauE/SafE family protein, which produces MDYSVFTVSLLIGTGFIAGIINTLAGGGSNLTLPALMVMGMPADIANATNRVGVFLQNVAATFGFRKAKKLDNADILPVMIPSLLGGVVGAFAASYAPETWLKPLLLSAMIGMTLIMIVRPTMIAPPEGTVPFKVSEKPSAWIALFIAGVYGGFVQAGVGFILIAALAGTLRYDLVKTNALKMVCTLGFTALALGVFIWNDQILWIPGLILASGTMLGSFLAVKMAIKANPKHLKWFLFIMTVCGSAAALLSD; this is translated from the coding sequence ATGGATTACAGTGTGTTCACTGTTTCGCTTTTGATCGGCACAGGTTTCATTGCCGGTATTATTAACACTCTCGCAGGCGGAGGGTCTAACCTGACATTGCCAGCTTTAATGGTAATGGGAATGCCAGCGGATATTGCCAATGCGACTAATCGGGTTGGCGTGTTTTTACAGAATGTGGCCGCGACGTTCGGCTTTCGTAAAGCGAAGAAACTGGATAACGCCGATATCCTTCCGGTGATGATTCCGTCGTTACTTGGTGGTGTCGTCGGCGCATTTGCCGCCAGTTATGCTCCAGAAACTTGGCTAAAACCGCTTTTGCTGAGTGCCATGATCGGTATGACGTTAATCATGATCGTCCGTCCTACCATGATTGCGCCACCAGAAGGCACAGTCCCTTTCAAAGTCTCGGAAAAGCCAAGTGCTTGGATTGCTTTGTTTATTGCAGGTGTTTATGGAGGCTTTGTGCAAGCAGGTGTTGGCTTTATTCTTATTGCGGCTTTGGCTGGTACTTTACGTTACGATCTGGTTAAAACAAACGCGTTAAAAATGGTCTGTACGTTAGGTTTTACCGCTTTGGCATTAGGCGTTTTTATTTGGAATGATCAGATTCTGTGGATTCCTGGCCTAATACTGGCTTCTGGTACCATGCTAGGGTCTTTCCTCGCCGTGAAAATGGCCATTAAAGCCAACCCGAAACACCTAAAATGGTTTCTTTTCATTATGACCGTTTGTGGCAGTGCTGCAGCATTGTTGAGTGATTAA
- a CDS encoding FMN-binding negative transcriptional regulator translates to MYTPKHFEISDQEEQLAFVKAFPFATLVSNGEDGLNAEHIPMLVHVDDENRVCLQAHIAKANKLWQNVANQTDVLVIFQGENAYISPNWYPSKKVDGKAVPTWNYRAVHIQGTINFIHDIKWKLALLEKLTNIHEKEQPAPWSISDAPQEYIDRLQAAVVGIEITVTDIQGKYKLSQNQTTENKNGVRDGLAEVQHPMADVMQKMSS, encoded by the coding sequence ATGTACACACCAAAGCATTTTGAAATAAGCGACCAAGAAGAGCAGCTCGCCTTTGTGAAAGCTTTTCCCTTCGCGACGTTAGTTTCGAATGGTGAAGACGGTTTAAACGCTGAACATATTCCTATGTTGGTTCATGTTGATGATGAAAATAGAGTTTGCTTGCAAGCTCATATCGCTAAGGCTAACAAGTTGTGGCAGAACGTTGCGAACCAAACGGATGTCTTGGTGATTTTCCAAGGCGAAAACGCCTATATTTCACCAAATTGGTACCCTTCTAAAAAGGTAGATGGTAAAGCCGTTCCAACTTGGAATTATCGAGCGGTTCATATCCAAGGCACTATCAATTTTATCCACGACATTAAATGGAAATTAGCGTTACTGGAAAAACTCACCAATATCCATGAGAAAGAACAACCAGCTCCTTGGTCAATCTCTGATGCGCCGCAAGAATACATCGATAGACTGCAAGCCGCTGTCGTTGGGATTGAAATTACGGTGACTGACATTCAGGGCAAATACAAGCTCAGCCAAAATCAGACAACTGAGAACAAAAACGGTGTAAGAGATGGCTTAGCCGAAGTTCAGCACCCAATGGCTGATGTGATGCAAAAAATGTCTAGTTAA
- a CDS encoding diguanylate cyclase, whose translation MPDSLSVLIIDDEVINLQIISDILRDEVGIIMAKSGEQGVRKALEFSPDLILLDVIMPDMDGFETMKRLSQDARTCDIPVIFITALDDIENEEKGLLLGASDYIQKPIHASIIKARVALHLKLINQHRILERLSTIDPLTSLANRRKYEETIRSEWELMGELNETLSLAVIDIDNFKQYNDVYGHAAGDKVLQKVATILDNNFNHNGDLVARYGGEEFVAIMPKTSKKEALLRIKKCIDEVHEIATICAKKDNHVVTISAGVASITPKKDLDFESLFAAADEALYLAKYNGKNQVKWKSVTTKDTV comes from the coding sequence ATGCCAGATTCATTAAGTGTCCTTATTATCGATGATGAAGTAATCAACCTACAAATTATCAGTGATATTTTGCGTGACGAAGTAGGTATTATAATGGCAAAAAGTGGAGAACAAGGCGTCCGTAAAGCGTTAGAGTTTTCACCGGACTTAATTCTACTTGACGTTATAATGCCAGATATGGATGGCTTCGAGACTATGAAAAGACTTAGCCAAGACGCAAGGACATGCGATATTCCAGTCATCTTTATCACAGCATTAGATGACATAGAAAATGAAGAAAAAGGCCTTTTACTAGGAGCAAGTGACTATATTCAAAAGCCTATACATGCTTCGATCATAAAAGCTAGGGTCGCCTTGCACCTAAAGCTTATCAATCAACACCGCATATTAGAACGCTTAAGCACAATAGATCCATTAACGTCTTTAGCCAATCGACGCAAATATGAAGAAACCATTCGATCTGAATGGGAGCTAATGGGGGAGCTTAACGAAACCTTATCTTTAGCTGTTATCGACATTGATAATTTCAAACAATATAACGACGTTTACGGGCATGCGGCTGGTGATAAAGTGCTACAAAAAGTAGCTACTATTTTAGACAATAACTTTAATCATAACGGTGATCTAGTAGCTCGATATGGCGGAGAAGAATTTGTTGCCATCATGCCTAAAACATCTAAAAAAGAAGCATTACTACGCATTAAAAAATGCATTGACGAAGTTCACGAAATAGCGACTATATGTGCTAAAAAAGATAATCATGTTGTCACTATAAGTGCAGGAGTTGCCTCTATTACTCCTAAAAAAGACCTTGATTTTGAGTCCTTATTCGCAGCAGCAGATGAGGCTTTATATCTTGCAAAATATAATGGTAAAAACCAAGTAAAATGGAAAAGCGTTACAACTAAGGATACTGTATAA
- a CDS encoding response regulator, with protein sequence MKLSKSFDQEEHDTLIKECLFQLWSHSDDLMFIIAVEENGEFSLYDNNAASRVAMGIEPNKIYHRNPIREMFPEEIVEGFYRTYQEAIDNKKPISIEQYFVKDGSDLFYNTLLVPIFDKHSKPVFICGISHETTKIKTAEKMAIEAGEKLQEYNIGLKQINDNLDVKVTERTAALELAKAELEEALEAKSSFVARMSHEIRTPINAVIGLSDLALNTHPNQEEQQDYLRKIKDSGDILLNLVNNVLDFSKIEAGKLSAESVRFSIEKLIRTTVNMNVFGAHAKKLELITDISDDIPEFLLGDPLRIQQILVNLVSNAIKFTDFGSIIIRLGCNKLDNENILLRCDVIDPGAGIPSTQLEELFSPFTQADNSVTRVYGGTGLGLTISRQLCELMNGEIKVESEIGKGSTFSVFLPLLIPAQQPRVETTYSDNTLQALVVDDHPLPRNILAQLLKSFGIESLCVESGWEAIEAISQSKQSNSAFDIVFMDWQMPDMNGIETSKKIKELFKELAPPILMISAYDKHHVQPYLDSGVVKQFIEKPVGKSTLFNALNQFFSLEKIAIPNKRIEPIPNLSEFHILLVEDNLINQQVALGYLKDTEIKVDHAENGQVAINKIKQTQYDLILMDIQMPIMDGLTASTFIRKMDLDYELPIIAMTAHTSPEDEEKSLSVGMNDHIPKPIPAGLLYKTLEKHLVRKNAQKNLALKPKLPAKSAISDELSMLHKIHSLGVKKAIDALKNDSELYLKIVRSFWRQYQPLLKDSNLIFSEHDNQHLLNYIHSLKSNSAYIGAQNIFKDCSIIEDRLIRKKNIDRSTLTDVSKNLSTLLIELGFIFNRSEGEHIDPEIDFKITLGTVLILLEQSNFKVENYFSILESKSRNTEYSKDTTEIIKNIIDIEYERAAQLVRQLLLKLPGS encoded by the coding sequence ATGAAACTAAGTAAGTCTTTTGATCAAGAAGAACATGACACTCTAATCAAAGAATGTCTTTTTCAATTATGGAGTCATTCAGATGACCTCATGTTCATCATCGCCGTAGAAGAGAATGGAGAATTTTCTCTTTATGATAACAATGCGGCGTCACGAGTAGCGATGGGGATTGAACCGAACAAAATTTATCATCGTAATCCTATTCGAGAGATGTTTCCGGAGGAAATTGTCGAAGGTTTTTATCGTACTTACCAGGAAGCAATCGACAATAAAAAACCCATTTCCATAGAACAGTATTTCGTAAAAGATGGTTCGGATTTATTTTACAACACCTTGTTAGTACCTATTTTTGATAAGCATAGTAAGCCCGTTTTTATTTGCGGTATCAGCCATGAAACCACAAAAATCAAAACCGCCGAAAAAATGGCTATTGAGGCTGGAGAAAAGCTACAGGAATACAATATTGGGCTAAAACAAATCAACGACAATCTTGATGTAAAAGTGACAGAACGAACAGCCGCACTAGAACTCGCTAAAGCAGAATTAGAGGAGGCACTAGAAGCAAAGTCATCATTTGTCGCTAGAATGAGCCATGAAATCCGTACGCCTATTAACGCGGTTATCGGCTTAAGCGATTTAGCTCTCAATACTCACCCCAATCAGGAGGAGCAGCAAGACTACCTGCGAAAAATAAAAGATTCCGGCGATATACTGCTTAATCTGGTCAATAATGTATTAGATTTTTCTAAAATCGAAGCTGGTAAACTTAGCGCTGAATCAGTTCGCTTCTCAATAGAGAAATTGATAAGAACCACAGTCAATATGAATGTGTTCGGCGCACATGCGAAGAAACTCGAGTTAATAACAGACATATCTGATGACATACCTGAATTTTTATTAGGAGATCCGCTCCGTATTCAGCAAATATTAGTCAACTTAGTGAGTAATGCTATTAAGTTCACGGATTTCGGGAGCATTATTATTCGACTTGGTTGCAACAAGTTGGATAACGAGAATATTTTGCTGCGCTGCGACGTAATAGACCCCGGCGCAGGAATTCCTTCTACCCAACTAGAAGAGCTATTTTCTCCCTTCACACAAGCAGATAATAGTGTCACACGCGTATATGGTGGAACCGGATTAGGATTAACTATCTCTCGCCAGCTGTGTGAGTTAATGAATGGCGAAATCAAAGTAGAAAGTGAAATAGGTAAAGGCTCCACTTTCTCAGTCTTTTTGCCTTTGCTTATACCCGCTCAGCAACCAAGAGTTGAGACCACATATTCTGATAATACACTCCAAGCACTAGTGGTAGATGATCACCCACTCCCCAGGAATATCTTGGCACAACTACTAAAAAGCTTTGGTATAGAAAGTTTGTGTGTCGAAAGTGGCTGGGAAGCTATCGAAGCTATAAGCCAATCAAAACAATCTAATAGTGCATTCGATATTGTCTTCATGGATTGGCAGATGCCAGATATGAACGGAATCGAAACATCGAAAAAAATAAAAGAACTGTTTAAAGAATTAGCGCCGCCTATTCTGATGATATCAGCCTATGACAAACATCATGTTCAGCCATACTTGGATTCGGGTGTAGTAAAGCAATTTATAGAAAAGCCGGTTGGCAAATCAACCCTGTTCAATGCATTAAATCAGTTTTTTAGCCTTGAAAAAATAGCAATACCGAATAAAAGAATCGAACCAATACCTAATTTGTCTGAGTTTCATATTCTATTGGTAGAGGACAACTTGATTAATCAGCAAGTGGCACTGGGTTACTTAAAAGACACTGAAATTAAAGTGGATCACGCGGAAAACGGGCAAGTTGCTATTAATAAGATAAAGCAGACTCAATATGACCTTATCCTCATGGATATCCAAATGCCGATTATGGACGGTTTAACGGCTTCTACCTTCATTCGTAAAATGGATCTTGATTACGAGCTGCCAATTATCGCAATGACCGCTCACACATCTCCAGAAGACGAAGAAAAGAGCCTTTCTGTGGGAATGAATGACCATATTCCCAAGCCTATTCCAGCCGGCTTACTTTATAAGACACTAGAAAAACACTTAGTTCGTAAAAATGCACAGAAGAATTTAGCGCTTAAGCCCAAACTTCCTGCAAAATCAGCGATAAGTGATGAACTGTCTATGCTTCACAAAATACATAGCTTAGGCGTTAAAAAAGCAATAGACGCTCTAAAAAATGATTCTGAACTATACTTAAAGATAGTTCGTTCTTTTTGGAGACAATATCAACCTCTCTTAAAAGACTCTAACCTCATATTTTCAGAGCATGATAACCAACATCTCCTGAACTATATACATTCTTTAAAGTCAAACTCTGCTTATATTGGCGCACAAAATATTTTTAAAGATTGCTCAATCATAGAAGATAGATTGATAAGAAAAAAAAATATCGACCGCTCTACTTTGACGGATGTTTCAAAAAATCTTTCTACGCTTTTAATCGAGTTAGGTTTTATATTCAATCGATCAGAGGGCGAGCATATTGACCCAGAAATAGACTTCAAAATCACACTAGGAACCGTTCTAATATTGCTCGAACAGAGCAACTTCAAAGTGGAAAATTATTTTAGTATCTTAGAGAGTAAATCGAGAAATACGGAATATAGCAAAGATACAACGGAAATAATTAAAAATATTATCGATATCGAATATGAGCGAGCAGCACAGCTTGTTCGTCAACTTTTACTCAAATTACCAGGTAGTTAG
- a CDS encoding DUF917 domain-containing protein: protein MTILTTEALFNIVNGSTLLASGGGGSIKTAYSFVSQIVETKKSIALCSPDSMKSSDFGVVVGAMGSPESFAKIGLQGSETRAVEVMQDLNKSKKITFTISVETGSNIFVAMLAAAKTLEPARVVDADGAGRSVPTLSCLSYSSKINITPFVVLNAPHGSALVEGNIILNLPNINDEGFEGAASKKAQASIIENMVRPILSSEGYFDGVGAISGWIMNGDQAKSSLIKNTISTAQSIGQQLNQYNVADQNILQDLAIFLEGQFDTPLYPISESNSPFTLERIETVSKGGFDFNQLSFTQTIKGQLKELIIINQNENLLLWDKDKDHPLTICPDSICMLGKLDKTIKDGILSNLSSLSNDVQNEANKSLSGWHGLSVEDVVEGQEVYLFSLPAPETLKNENKEVFSALSKQFGYYGSYESLDKLLTKEDI, encoded by the coding sequence ATGACTATCTTAACAACAGAAGCACTTTTCAATATCGTCAATGGCTCGACATTATTAGCAAGTGGCGGCGGTGGTTCGATAAAGACAGCCTACTCATTTGTTAGCCAAATAGTAGAAACAAAAAAATCTATTGCTTTGTGCTCACCCGATTCGATGAAAAGTAGCGATTTCGGCGTGGTGGTTGGAGCGATGGGGTCTCCCGAAAGCTTTGCAAAAATAGGCTTACAAGGCTCAGAAACACGTGCAGTTGAAGTTATGCAAGACCTAAACAAGTCGAAAAAAATCACTTTCACTATTTCTGTTGAAACGGGCTCCAATATTTTTGTCGCTATGCTAGCTGCGGCCAAAACGCTGGAGCCAGCTCGTGTAGTTGACGCTGACGGTGCGGGACGCTCCGTCCCAACATTATCCTGCTTAAGCTATAGCTCGAAAATAAACATCACACCTTTTGTTGTATTAAATGCCCCTCATGGAAGCGCTCTAGTTGAAGGTAATATTATTTTGAATTTGCCGAACATCAATGATGAGGGCTTTGAAGGGGCTGCTAGCAAAAAGGCTCAAGCTAGTATTATTGAGAATATGGTTCGTCCCATTTTATCATCGGAAGGTTATTTTGATGGAGTTGGCGCTATTTCCGGTTGGATAATGAATGGTGATCAAGCAAAATCGTCGCTCATAAAAAATACAATCTCTACCGCGCAGAGTATTGGACAACAACTAAACCAATACAATGTAGCTGATCAGAATATTCTCCAAGACTTAGCCATTTTTTTAGAAGGCCAGTTCGACACTCCGCTGTACCCTATATCAGAGAGCAATTCACCTTTTACTCTTGAAAGAATAGAAACTGTCTCTAAAGGTGGGTTTGATTTCAATCAACTGTCTTTTACTCAAACTATCAAAGGTCAGTTGAAAGAACTTATCATTATTAACCAAAACGAGAATTTACTACTTTGGGATAAGGATAAAGATCACCCATTAACAATCTGCCCTGACTCAATTTGTATGCTAGGTAAGTTAGACAAGACGATTAAAGATGGCATTTTGTCTAACTTAAGCTCATTAAGTAATGATGTGCAAAATGAGGCTAATAAGTCACTTTCAGGATGGCATGGCCTATCTGTAGAAGACGTTGTAGAAGGCCAAGAGGTGTATTTGTTTAGTTTGCCAGCGCCTGAAACGCTCAAGAATGAAAATAAGGAAGTCTTCTCAGCTCTATCCAAGCAATTTGGCTATTACGGGTCATATGAATCTTTAGACAAACTTCTAACGAAAGAAGACATCTAA